Within Dysosmobacter sp. Marseille-Q4140, the genomic segment GCAGCCGTCGGAGAGGACCAGATCCTCGCCGTAGAGCTCCTTGTAGGCGGCGGCCAGCTGATCGGGCACATCACCCACGCAGAAGCCGGTGATCCAGGAGCCCCAGGAGATATTGTCCAGGGGGTTCTGCATCATAATCTTACCCTGCCACTGGGGTTCCGTCAACTGCCAGATATTCGTAATGGGAGAGCCGTCGGGATAGGCCTCGGTGTTGTAGAACAGCTGGGTCAGCTCGATGTAGAGCGGAGTGGCGGTGGCGGTGTAGGAGGGATCGATGTGGGCGAAGATGTCCTCGGGCTGATAGAGGTAGAACACCTTGTTCTTCACGTACTCGTTGTACAAAGAGCCGTCCATATCCTTGATGTGGACCACGTCGGCCACGTACTGACCGGCCTCGTGCTCGCGGGTGACCTTCTCCAGCAGCTCGTTGGTGGAGATGTCGAAGGCCTCGCACTTGAGCTCGGGGTACTTGGCCATGAAGGCCTCGGCCACCTTGCCGCAGCGGGAGGAGATGGAGTAGAGGGTCACGGTGCCGCCCTCTTCGATGGCCTTCTGATACAGTTCCTCGTCGGTTTCATTGGTGGCGTAGATGTTGGCGGTCTCCTCCCAGGCGGTCAGCGTGGATTCAGCGCCGTCGCCGGAGGGTTCTTCGCCGCCGGTGGAGGTGTCGCCGCCTCCGCCGCAGGCGGTCAGGGAGAACAGCATGACCGCTGCCAAAAGGATGCTGAGCAATTTCTTGTGCTTGAACATGTTCCTTTTCCTCCTTTTTTCTTCCGGGTGATTGCAGGTTGATCGGGATGGTGAACGCGGCGAAAGCCGCGGGGCGCTCTTACAGGGAGTACTTAATCAGCTTTTCGCTCTTGGTATCAAAGACGTTGATCT encodes:
- a CDS encoding ABC transporter substrate-binding protein, which gives rise to MFKHKKLLSILLAAVMLFSLTACGGGGDTSTGGEEPSGDGAESTLTAWEETANIYATNETDEELYQKAIEEGGTVTLYSISSRCGKVAEAFMAKYPELKCEAFDISTNELLEKVTREHEAGQYVADVVHIKDMDGSLYNEYVKNKVFYLYQPEDIFAHIDPSYTATATPLYIELTQLFYNTEAYPDGSPITNIWQLTEPQWQGKIMMQNPLDNISWGSWITGFCVGDVPDQLAAAYKELYGEDLVLSDGCTNAGFEFLKRLHDNKPTFTASSDEIAESVGTPGQADPPIGFCASSKLRKNEDNGWVLAPVNLYPTAGIPAINTLYVVEGCQHPAAAKLLIRFMMGGIDGDTSGYEPFNTLGGWPVRDDIEPAEGSTPFSDLNTSPFDPDEIYVNYNTVRDFWQMLG